The stretch of DNA GTTCAACGCCAGCCGGGTCCACTGGATGCGGTTCATGCTGCCTTCTCCACCCCGCGCGCGAAGGAGCGCGAGACGTCTCCGAGCAGGGTAGGCCATCCGGCCTGCGCTGCGGCTGGCAAGGCCCTGATGACCACGTCGTGGCCGGTCGGTACCTCGGTCAGCAGCTCGTGGGCGATGGCCTTGAGCCGACGACGGATCGTGTTGCGGACGACGGCGTTCCCGACCGTCTTCGCGACGATGAACCCGAAGCGGGTCGGATCGTCCGGGCCGGGCGCGACGATGTCCGGGCCGCCCGCGCCCTGGGGCGTGCCACCGACCGGCCGTCGGACCACGGATACGACGACGTGCGCCGTGGCGCTCCTG from Curtobacterium sp. SGAir0471 encodes:
- the rnpA gene encoding ribonuclease P protein component, with the translated sequence MLARANRIVRGDDYRSVVRRGRRSATAHVVVSVVRRPVGGTPQGAGGPDIVAPGPDDPTRFGFIVAKTVGNAVVRNTIRRRLKAIAHELLTEVPTGHDVVIRALPAAAQAGWPTLLGDVSRSFARGVEKAA